A single window of Sebastes umbrosus isolate fSebUmb1 chromosome 16, fSebUmb1.pri, whole genome shotgun sequence DNA harbors:
- the chmp3 gene encoding charged multivesicular body protein 3, producing the protein MGLFGRTPDKPPKDLVNEWTHKIRKEMRAIDRQIRDIKKEEDKVKRSIKDAAKRGEKEVCVILAKEMIHSKRAISKLYASKAHMNSVLLSMKNQLAVLRVAGALQKSTEVMKAMQNLVKIPEIQATMRDLSKEMMKAGIIEEMLEDTFESMEDGEEMEEEAEAEVDKILFEITAGALGKAPSKVTDALPVIQPAAAAAASEDESEEDMEAMQSRLEALRS; encoded by the exons ATGGGGCTGTTCGGCAGAACACCAGATAAACCACCAAAGGACCTG GTCAATGAGTGGACTCATAAAATCAGGAAGGAAATGAGAGCGATTGACAGACAAATTCGAG ATATTAAAAAGGAAGAAGACAAAGTTAAAAGATCCATCAAAGATGCTGCCAAAAGGGGCGAGAAGGAGGTGTGTGTGATTCTCGCAAAGGAGATGATTCATTCAAAACGAGCTATCTCAAAACTTTACGCATCCAAAGCCCACATGAACTCTGTGCTGCTCAGCATGAAGAATCAGCTTG CTGTGCTGCGTGTAGCCGGGGCCCTGCAGAAGAGCACAGAAGTGATGAAAGCGATGCAGAACCTAGTCAAAATCCCAGAGATCCAGGCCACCATGAGGGATCTATCAAAGGAGATGATGAAG GCTGGCATCATTGAGGAAATGCTGGAAGACACATTTGAGAGCAtggaagatggagaggagatggaggaagaggcaGAGGCAGAGGTTGACAAGATCCTCTTTGAGATCACAGCAG GTGCTCTTGGCAAAGCGCCAAGCAAAGTCACAGACGCCCTGCCTGTCATACAACCCGCTGCGGCCGCTGCAGCTTCAGAGGATGAGTCAGAGGAAGACATGGAAGCGATGCAGTCGAGATTGGAAGCTCTGAGGAGCTAA